A window from Oreochromis aureus strain Israel breed Guangdong linkage group 16, ZZ_aureus, whole genome shotgun sequence encodes these proteins:
- the creb1b gene encoding cyclic AMP-responsive element-binding protein 1b has protein sequence MKMESAAEVQQGAETAVTETENQQITPAQIATLAQVSMTAGHASATGPTVTLVQLPNGQTVQVHGVIQAAQPSVIQSPHVQAVQISTIAESEDSQESVDSVTDSQKRREILSRRPSYRKILNDLSSDAPAVPRIEEEKAEEDSSAAAATPAITTVTVPTPIYQTSSGQYIAITQGGAIQLANNGTDGVQGLQTLTMTNAAAAAQPGATILQYAQTSDGQQILVPSNQVVVQAASGDVQAYQIRAAPASTIAPGVVMASSPALPTQGATEEVTRKREVRLMKNREAARECRRKKKEYVKCLENRVAVLENQNKTLIEELKALKDLYCHKSE, from the exons ATGAAGATGGAGTCAGCAGCAGAGGTTCAGCAGGGGGCAGAGACTGCTGTGACTGAGACGGAGAACCAGCAGATCACCCCGGCACAGATTGCTACTTTGGCGCAG GTATCTATGACAGCAGGACATGCTTCAGCAACAGGTCCCACAGTAACACTGGTACAGCTGCCCAACGGACAGACGGTTCAGGTCCACGGTGTGATCCAGGCTGCGCAGCCATCTGTAATCCAGTCCCCACACGTCCAAGCCGTACAG ATCTCCACCATAGCAGAAAGCGAGGATTCGCAGGAGTCTGTAGACAGTGTGACCGACTCTCAGAAGCGCAGAGAGATCCTGTCACGGCGCCCCTCATACAG GAAAATTCTGAACGACCTTTCGTCTGACGCACCTGCTGTCCCTCGTATCGAGGAAGAAAAGGCCGAAGAAGActcatctgctgctgctgccacacCTGCAATCACCACTGTTACTGTCCCAACACCCATCTACCAGACCAGCAGCGGCCAATACA TTGCAATCACACAGGGTGGAGCCATTCAGCTGGCCAATAATGGTACAGATGGAGTACAGGGCCTTCAGACTCTGACTATGAccaatgcagcagcagcagctcagcctGGTGCCACTATACTGCAGTATGCACAGACCAGTGACGGCCAGCAGATACTGGTTCCCAGCAACCAGGTGGTGGTCCAAG CTGCCTCAGGTGACGTTCAGGCCTATCAGATCCGAGCAGCCCCTGCCAGCACCATTGCTCCCGGGGTAGTCATGGCCTCATCCCCTGCTCTTCCGACCCAGGGTGCCACTGAGGAGGTCACCAGAAAACGCGAGGTCCGCCTCATGAAGAACAG AGAGGCGGCCCGTGAATGTCGCAGGAAGAAGAAGGAGTATGTTAAATGTCTGGAGAACCGAGTGGCCGTTCTGGAGAACCAAAACAAGACACTAATTGAAGAACTTAAAGCCCTTAAAGACCTTTACTGCCATAAATCAGAGTAG